From Etheostoma cragini isolate CJK2018 chromosome 3, CSU_Ecrag_1.0, whole genome shotgun sequence:
AAGGTGACGGTAAGTAGAGACGCGTGTGACATCTCAGTGTCTAACCCCGCTCAGCTACCGGATCCCTCTTGATGTGCTGTGACGCAGCTGCACTGACTCAGTCCTGACCATCCTGAACCATCCTCTGTCTCCAGCCGACAAATGACAAAAGGACCCTGTTTTGTCACAGCTGTTACCCCCGATTACTGATTTACGTGGGATCATTTCATGTGGATTGCCTCGACGGATTGCGCCGCCACGAGACGGGCTCCGGTCAGATTCGTCTCACTTTGTATCACTTCTGTAGGTAGTCCCTTAAGGTTCAAAGGTTTGAGATGTATTAGTCCAAGAGATATTCAGTTCACATTGTTGTATTAGATGTAAATatttaactgaaagaaaaatcaaCGAATCCCAATAAATGCACTTGTTTGACATTAATCTCTTGGTATTGCGCATCCTGACTTGACATTTCAATCTGGTCTTCTGACCAAATGTAAGCCTCACTTCACCCACAGCACGGCTGACAACAACTGAACTGTAGCAAAGGTAGCCCAAAGTGATtacttaatattttattaaaacgtCAGTATGTGTATGCATTGTTTAGAAGAaatagagaagaaaaacaatgtagaaaaaaaaagaagaagaaagaaaggagagctGCTTCTTCATCAGAGGGTTTTGGAGTACCGCCGGCGGACTGAGTCTCTGTAGAACTGGAAGATCTTCTCTGATGCTTTCTGACTGACGGCTATACACTGCTGCAGCTgtaggagaaaagaaagaaaactgagCTTGCACAACGATGACAAAACAACTTTACTGGAACAACACATCTGGAAATCGCACATTAGACAAACCTAAGTTAGGGCTGGGCGACATATCGATATTTTCCcttatattgatatatttaaatGAGAATGACGTTAGACAACATGTTATATCGATGTAGTTTAATGTTTACAATTcctgacccatttcttctgtaaagctgtgtgtgcgtgtatctCTCCTCTCACTCCACGCAGCACCAGGCGGAAAGGAAACAACAGTTACTGCTAGAACTGAAGTTAGGTGGATCCAGTATCCACCTAACTTCAGTTCTAGCAGTAATCACGTGTGAGACGGCGCCCGCTGGACTCAGGCGAGAGATATGAGCCGTGACCAGGTCATAGCTTCTAAAAATACAGCAGAGTGAcggtacatacagtacacgtAGTCTCCCTTTGTCAGACCCTTATCCAAAGTGCGCTGCAGGAGgatctggctactccacacggcattctgggatgggaggaaaacgggCTTGTGTCATGAACCCGTTTCTAATAAGTCAGCCGTCACTCAGTGGGGAGAGACTCCAGTCTGCAGCGTAGCTCAGATAAACCAGAGAATTGTGCTGTACAATCCGCTTCATGGACAAAGAAAGCTTTCGTATGGTTCACTCTAGTCCATCTGACTTCCTCTGTTGCTCTTACGCTGtctctttaaataaatctgtaattgtttttgaaaacagcTAAAAGGAGCGGCCTGAGAGACCGGGCTTTATTTAGATAATAAAAGGTTATTTAGTTTAGATGTAATGATGTTATGTATTGCagctgtacatttttaaatgaaaaccctgtgtttgcattttattttgatgacaGTCTGTTTTAATAGAAGTGCTTTTAACATCTCACATGTGGCTTTGACTTACAACTCAACATTTAGCCCACTTGGTTTGagatagatactgtatgtatatcGTGTAACGCCGTTCAGCCGAGGAATACTGAGATGTGATTTTTATCCcattttgcccagccctagaCTAAAGTTGACAATGTTGTACATTTGCTCGTTTATTTACGGACCTCGTGGACAGAAAACGATCCTCTGGTTGATGACATCATTACTCTGTGTTGTTTAGAGTCAATAGCAAAGGTCATCAAAGCTCGACTTTCCtggaaacagagaggaaacagaCGAGAACAAGGTAACAAATGCAGTGCGCATCATAACGGTGCTGACTGTACTGACAGGACATGCACCAGAGGTTTAGCAAAAGTCAAGtcatacaaacacatgcattaaaGGGAAATTCTAGCTGTCAACGGTGGAACATTTATTGGCGTTGCCAACCTTTCCTGAATCTGCCTCATCTGACTCCATTTCATTAAGACTTCTACATGTACTATAAGTGTCTCTTCACATGTAGTACACAGTGGAGTAATGCAAGGTTTAGATAGAGTTAAATCCACAGTTTTGTAGTAGTGTGGGTAGGTTGCATTTGGCCGAGTGAGCGGGCTatcaaactcattttagttGAGGGGCCACATACCGCCCAATTTGATCTCAAGTAGGTCGGACTAGAAAACTACTCCAGCAAGATGCAAAATCCTTTTTGCCACAGAAgtcagcggtggaagaagtagtcAGATCCTTTACTATTtaggtaaaagtactaataccacactgtaaaaatactctgttaaagtcctgcattgaaaatgtcacttgagtaaaagtatgtatcatcagaacaatgtaatttaagtattaatagtaaaaatactcaatgaagactttagaaagtgtaaaggatccaaccagttgtgtgtttaatggtctaatcctCTCAGCTGGACATGTAGGCCCTtttattgttggctagttttatttataataaaacatcagattttataaactacatgtgttttatgtgcagtaatcttaatgtgtaaaggaACTAGTAGTCTATATtgacaacgttccacttccgcaGTTGCTCTGGTGCTGCAGGAACTTCTGCCGGATGCATCTTATAGCAGatcctctttctgtgtgttggcgttctaacctctggtgcatttctgaggactacggttaactggtcctcagatctctgcagggtacatacagacagctagctagactatctgtccaatcagaattttctctcgcacaactgTTTTACAGCGTCTCTGGgtggcgcttagcaccgcccaagacgattctgattggtttgaagaaacgCCAAAAAACTCGAgtaggtttttctcccatcaatGCTGTGTTGACCAGCCAGACGTTCCTCAGCGTGTGGAGGGTCTGTCAAAGCCAGattaagtaactaaagctgtcagatgaatggagtggagtaaaaagtacaatatagCTGAAGTAGGAGTATAAAgtgggatgaaaagaaaagactcaagaacAGTACAAGTACCTTTAAATGTGTACTTCAGTTCAGCACTTTTAGTAACTTCCACTTTAGTAACCTTCCACCACTGCTAAATAAGAATCGATATGTAACATCAGTTCCTAAGGAGGGTTCTAGGACAACTTTTGACATCCCACCACTGCAAAGAGTTCCTCGTCAGGCACACTGCAGCCTTCAGCATCAGTCTTCACCACCTCCCCCTCAGACTACGGCTTTGATGCTGATTTCACTACTGTATCAATAATCTCTAGGCTACGACTAAAAACCAACTGATATTTTGATTTTTATACTGCTTGATATTTTTACGACGCCGCATACACACGAGCCTCAGGCGTACCTTTTCCTGAGCTGCGGTGGGGTCTGTGATGATGTGACCGTCTGCGTCGATGGCACAGGTCACCCCGCAGAACAGGCAACTCATGGGCAGGCCTGCGTCCATCAGAGCCACACAGGCGGCGTTCAAAAAGCAGGACAAGAGCTGAGGAACCGGTCAGGAACAACACTCCAAAACACTTACAAATATAAATtcaatcaaatgtttaaaaaaacgttcCTGTGTGCACCAGATTAGGGAGTGTGGAATGGTAGCAGAAAAGATGCCAGTTcaactcctgggcactgccaaggtgcagCTACTAGCCTCCTAAAAGCCCAAAGGGGGCctacactctgacatctctcaattcaattcaattcaattttatttatagtatcaattcataacaagagttatctcaagacactatacaaatagaccacactccagaatttacaaggacccaacaaacTCTCCTTTGGTGCGTGTATTAgacctgagcgtgtgtgtgtatttcaggcctgtgtgtagtgtgttctaACAACTGAGTGAAAACATtacaatttccccactgggatcaattaaaaaaataaaaaagtggtaTAGAAGTATACATTTACTGAAGGATACTGAGCCGTCATCATGTATCAGCTGAAGAAtgagagtgagggaggagcgAGGGTGAAGGGACAAGAGCAGAGACGCCTCACAGGTTTCTCGCACACATTGCTCTTGCGCTCGCTCCCTTATGCCTGGAAAATAAGGAAATGTTGGGGTCAGACTGGAAACAAACGGGCTCAATTACTCCACCTGGTGGTGTCTTGTAGTACGGCTCCTAAAAGCCCAAAGTGTGCCTACAATTACCTGATTTCCCCTTAAGACGcttgaaaaaacatttgtttttgaactGCATGACTTGTTTTCATGTATATTATACACATGCTTTATAACTACAGCATTCAATTTACTATGGGTGACATAATCAAACTGGACattaaatatttcatgtttGCACCATTATATCAAAAGAAAAGTTGTACATGTTGGGTGCCAAATAAATATTGTACAAGtcaaaagtattattttttttaaaggtcccatgacatggtactctttggatgcttttatataggccttagcaccactaatactgtatctgaagtctctttccccaaattcagccttggtgcagaattacagccactagagccagtcccacaatgagctttccttaggatgtgctatttctgagtctgtagcttttgaggaggagggggggggggggtcatattattgtgaaaaaaaattgtagagccatgggacttttaacaAGGCTACAAAATGCAAGAACAAGAAAGAATGAATGACCACTGCATTAGAGTCCCAATAAACACATCACATGAAGCTGATAACGAGAGATACTTACTGGGCAGTCCCACTTTGGGCTGTATCAACACCTCCAGGGTTGCCCGGTCATAGATTTCCTTACTGACTTTGACCTCGGCTGGTCCGTATGCTGCAGCCAGCACACTTGTGTCTCCTTCACATGAGAACAAAAGACAGCATTATGCACCTGGAAATACATTATTGATCCAGATGGGGAAATTATGACTTGTTGTGAGCGCATATTAGAAACCACATTATAACAGACGGTAAGAAATAGTAATttagaagagagaaaaagcacaGAATAGCAGAAActgttcactttatattttGCTGAAAAGGCCTGCCACAGAGGaaatagtcttgctttgccagagctccctccacagcgctgcggaggagggtctggctagtccacacagcatttcgTGATGAGAGATGAACGTGCTCTGatttactggcatttctttaaaccaatcacaatcgtcttgggcggtgctacgCGTTGTACGGAGCatcagtgcctctgcaaaatagtctcgggaaggaactggttttgttAGCCGTGGTCATACTCGGACTCTattcagaatatgagtctgatactgctccacCAGGATGTGATTACGGGGCATGTTTCAACCAAACCTGGATAGAAAACGCCTCTGCACTCATATGGATgtacctacaaccaatcagaccaacagatagacctacaaccaatcagaacgGAGTATGTGACGTATGAACTTTTGCCGGATCCCGTAAGAaggacaacaaaaacatctgtcCAATCGACTAATGCCAAGATCAcggttctctgttcctcttttgaAACGAATGTGCTGCCGGTATCTTCTGTGGtggaatctacacatctcagttctccagcagcagccgtctttgttgtaaacaaattccaccc
This genomic window contains:
- the exosc5 gene encoding exosome complex component RRP46 — protein: MSSVRALHSKIDCVTHQRQTNPAAHSSGSMMEVCGSSSVSLREFGSEQSLLSRPDGSASFIQGDTSVLAAAYGPAEVKVSKEIYDRATLEVLIQPKVGLPSIRERAQEQCVRETCEASLLLSLHPRSSLTLILQLIHDDGSLLSCFLNAACVALMDAGLPMSCLFCGVTCAIDADGHIITDPTAAQEKESRALMTFAIDSKQHRVMMSSTRGSFSVHELQQCIAVSQKASEKIFQFYRDSVRRRYSKTL